A single region of the Triticum dicoccoides isolate Atlit2015 ecotype Zavitan chromosome 2B, WEW_v2.0, whole genome shotgun sequence genome encodes:
- the LOC119266124 gene encoding glycine-rich cell wall structural protein 2-like translates to MVGTKLAALGVFVILSIGLASAARVARYSSAAETSMGGEGGGGGYVTGGGSGSGTGVGSAESGGGGVRASIVGGEDGSGSSQYGGSGYDEGSGSGMSSGTYNKRSHYDFGGYSSSAANGGGGGGGQAGDRDGSSGHGVGSGIASGSGKADGVSRGPSYVNAKSDGNGGGKGSAQNGGSGGGQGGGSGSGDAHP, encoded by the coding sequence ATGGTGGGCACCAAACTCGCAGCTCTTGGGGTCTTTGTTATTTTGAGCATTGGATTAGCCAGTGCTGCAAGAGTGGCCAGATACTCTAGTGCAGCAGAGACCAGCATGGGAGGGGAAGGAGGGGGCGGTGGGTATGTGACTGGCGGCGGCTCGGGGTCAGGGACCGGTGTTGGGTCTGCTGAGAGTGGAGGTGGTGGAGTCCGTGCAAGCATTGTTGGCGGTGAAGACGGAAGCGGCAGCAGCCAATATGGTGGTTCGGGATACGACGAAGGATCTGGCTCGGGCATGAGCTCCGGTACGTATAACAAAAGGTCCCATTATGATTTCGGTGGATATTCAAGCAGTGCCGCGaatggcggtggtggcggtgggggACAAGCTGGAGATCGCGATGGATCAAGCGGTCATGGTGTCGGCAGTGGCATTGCCTCTGGCTCTGGTAAGGCAGACGGAGTTTCTAGAGGACCTAGTTATGTAAATGCTAAATCCGATGGAAATGGTGGCGGCAAAGGCAGCGCTCAAAATGGCGGGAGCGGTGGTGGTCAAGGTGGTGGATCTGGGAGTGGTGATGCACACCCTTAA
- the LOC119367132 gene encoding protein STRICTOSIDINE SYNTHASE-LIKE 10-like has product MGRRGSASGWLVLLLALLAVSLVPSCSAAKVKTSPTDWSLHLPLPNGVTGAESLAFDARGQGPYTGVSDGRVLKWGGSAVGWTTFAYHANYRKFPMCTVPVAPSEETESLCGRPLGLAFHRKSGDLYIADAYKGLMRVGPDGGEAEVLATSAGGVRFNFVNGIDIDQVTGDVYFTDSSVTYPRRFNTEIMMNADATGRLLKYDARTKQVTVLKDGLPYANGVAVSHDRTYVVVAHTVPCQAHRYYLQGPKAGHYELLADLPGYPDNVRRDGKGGYWVALNQEKGRPGATTAPVKHLVGVLDGGGVEVEELTAAKGVTLSEVTERKGQLWLGSVELDYIGLVA; this is encoded by the exons ATGGGGCGCCGCGGATCCGCGAGCGGGTGGCTCGTCCTCCTGCTCGCTCTTCTCGCTGTCTCTCTGGTCCCGTCGTGCTCGGCCGCTAAGGTAAAGACCAGCCCGACGGACTGGAGCCTCCACCTCCCCCTGCCCAACGGCGTCACCGGCGCCGAGAGCCTGGCCTTCGACGCGCGCGGCCAGGGTCCCTACACCGGCGTCTCTGACGGACGCGTCCTCAAGTGGGGCGGCAGCGCCGTCGGCTGGACGACCTTCGCCTACCACGCCAACTACAGGAAGTTCCCCATGTGCACCGTGCCCGTGGCGCCGTCGGAGGAGACGGAGAGCCTGTGCGGGCGGCCGCTGGGGCTCGCGTTTCACCGCAAGTCCGGCGACCTCTACATCGCCGACGCGTACAAGGGGCTCATGAGGGTCGGccccgacggcggcgaggcggaggtgctGGCCACCAGTGCCGGTGGCGTCCGGTTCAACTTCGTCAACGGCATTGACATTGATCAGGTTACTGGCGATGTTTACTTCACCGACAGCAGCGTGACATATCCACGAAG GTTTAATACGGAAATCATGATGAACGCGGACGCGACGGGGAGGCTGCTCAAGTACGACGCGCGGACGAAGCAGGTCACCGTGCTCAAGGACGGCTTGCCGTACGCCAACGGCGTCGCGGTGAGCCACGACAGGACGTACGTCGTCGTCGCGCACACGGTGCCGTGCCAGGCACACAGGTACTATCTCCAGGGACCAAAGGCTGGCCACTACGAGCTGCTCGCCGACCTGCCGGGCTACCCGGACAACGTGCGGCGAGACGGGAAGGGCGGCTACTGGGTGGCGCTGAACCAGGAGAAGGGGCGCCCGGGCGCGACCACAGCCCCCGTGAAGCACTTGGTCGGTGTCCTCGACGGCGGCGGCGTGGAGGTAGAGGAGCTGACGGCGGCCAAGGGCGTGACGCTCAGCGAGGTGACCGAGAGGAAAGGGCAGCTGTGGCTCGGCTCCGTCGAGCTCGATTATATCGGCCTAGTTGCCTAG